Proteins found in one Frankiaceae bacterium genomic segment:
- a CDS encoding alpha/beta fold hydrolase, producing the protein MGLRAVPRTEWHTTTVAGARTRWFDAGEGEPLVFLHGWGMTPRVYARAVTPLCRAGIRVIAPALPGFGGTTAPPLRRVSLDEYADRVAAFLDALALESPAFVMGHSLGGGVAIRLATRRPDLVRSLTLVNSVGGAPGRRTGMTARPWWQWAIGAIGEADPRTMFDTGPRGAFDVVRGVVRDFVPNLARAPLTSALSAYVALSADLADDAQLLVDDGLPVLFVWGDRDRLITPGAFAEIANEMTPEVVEGRHGWLLTAPDEFAQLLHNALVVHAMLERSRRGQRPRAAFDASLFPSERRRRARRGDTGTRAQS; encoded by the coding sequence GTGGGTCTGCGCGCCGTGCCGCGAACGGAGTGGCACACGACGACGGTCGCCGGCGCGCGCACGCGCTGGTTCGACGCCGGCGAGGGCGAGCCGCTGGTGTTCCTGCACGGCTGGGGGATGACGCCGCGCGTCTACGCCCGCGCCGTCACGCCGCTCTGCCGGGCCGGCATCCGCGTCATCGCGCCCGCGCTGCCGGGCTTCGGCGGCACCACGGCGCCGCCCCTGCGCCGCGTCTCTCTCGACGAGTACGCCGACCGCGTCGCGGCGTTCCTCGACGCGCTGGCACTGGAGTCGCCGGCGTTCGTCATGGGCCACTCCCTCGGGGGCGGGGTCGCCATCAGGCTCGCCACGCGCCGGCCCGATCTCGTGCGCTCGCTGACGCTCGTCAACAGCGTGGGCGGCGCGCCCGGGCGGCGTACCGGCATGACCGCGCGGCCCTGGTGGCAATGGGCGATTGGCGCGATCGGGGAGGCCGACCCGCGGACGATGTTCGACACCGGTCCGCGGGGCGCGTTCGACGTCGTGCGCGGGGTCGTCCGCGACTTCGTGCCCAACCTCGCGCGCGCTCCCCTGACGTCGGCGCTGTCGGCGTACGTCGCGCTCTCCGCCGACCTCGCCGACGACGCGCAGCTCCTGGTCGACGACGGGCTGCCCGTGCTGTTCGTGTGGGGCGACCGCGACCGGCTCATCACGCCGGGGGCGTTCGCCGAGATCGCCAACGAGATGACGCCCGAGGTCGTCGAGGGCCGCCACGGCTGGCTGCTCACGGCGCCCGACGAGTTCGCCCAGCTGCTGCACAACGCGCTCGTGGTCCACGCGATGCTCGAACGCTCCCGCCGTGGCCAGCGGCCGCGCGCGGCGTTCGACGCGTCGTTGTTCCCCTCCGAACGCCGCCGCCGCGCGCGCCGTGGCGACACAGGGACGAGGGCGCAGTCATGA
- a CDS encoding enoyl-CoA hydratase-related protein, producing MEFVRLEVADGIGTIRLDRPPMNALNVQVQDELRAAAAEATDRDDVRAVVLYGGPKVFAAGADIKEMAGMAYVDMVKRAGALQDCFTAVARIPKPVVAAVTGYALGGGCELALTADFRVAGDNAKLGQPEILLGIIPGAGGTQRLPRLVGPARAKDLVFSGRFVDAHEALHIGLVDRVVAPDDVYGAAVELVSRYAKGPMYALRAAKEAIDEGLDVDLDGGLKIERKLFAGLFATEDKTIGMESFVANGPGKAEFVGR from the coding sequence ATGGAATTCGTACGCCTCGAAGTCGCCGACGGCATCGGCACGATCCGCCTCGACCGCCCCCCGATGAACGCCCTCAACGTCCAGGTCCAGGACGAGCTGCGCGCCGCCGCCGCGGAGGCGACCGACCGCGACGACGTCCGCGCGGTCGTGCTGTACGGCGGCCCCAAGGTGTTCGCGGCGGGCGCGGACATCAAGGAGATGGCCGGGATGGCGTACGTCGACATGGTCAAGCGCGCGGGTGCGCTGCAGGACTGCTTCACGGCGGTCGCGCGCATCCCGAAGCCGGTCGTCGCGGCGGTCACCGGCTACGCCCTCGGTGGCGGCTGCGAGCTGGCGCTGACGGCCGACTTCCGCGTGGCCGGCGACAACGCGAAGCTCGGCCAGCCGGAGATCCTGCTCGGCATCATCCCCGGCGCCGGCGGCACCCAGCGGCTGCCGCGGCTGGTCGGCCCTGCCAGGGCGAAGGACCTCGTCTTCAGCGGCCGCTTCGTCGATGCGCACGAGGCGCTGCACATCGGCCTCGTCGACCGCGTCGTCGCGCCCGACGACGTCTACGGCGCCGCGGTCGAGCTGGTGAGCCGCTACGCGAAGGGGCCGATGTACGCCCTCCGCGCCGCCAAGGAGGCGATCGACGAGGGCCTCGACGTGGACCTCGACGGCGGGCTGAAGATCGAGCGGAAGCTGTTCGCGGGGCTGTTCGCGACGGAGGACAAGACGATCGGCATGGAGTCGTTCGTCGCCAACGGTCCTGGCAAGGCGGAGTTCGTGGGGCGCTGA
- a CDS encoding class I SAM-dependent methyltransferase produces the protein MDAKTANVVYHDYEAEQYDDKWSISYDERCVDYARGRFARMAGTDGWPYAKVLEVGCGTGFFTLNLMLAGVIGEAHVTDISSGMVGVAERNAKELGLTVHGKVADAETLPYDDGTFDLVVGHAVLHHIPDVELALREVVRVLKPGGRFVFAGEPTTYGDLVARKLSHAAWIAATRLSHLPVVRNGWSRPKDELEASSDAAALESQVDLHTFHPADLARLAVAAGACDVRSDAEELTAAWAGWPIRTVEYAVNPDRLGTRWKFFAYDTWRRLTWLDETLLRRVVPKAFFYNALVTGTKP, from the coding sequence ATGGACGCCAAGACAGCCAACGTCGTCTACCACGACTACGAGGCCGAGCAGTACGACGACAAGTGGTCGATCTCGTACGACGAGCGGTGCGTCGACTACGCCCGCGGCCGCTTCGCGCGGATGGCGGGGACCGACGGCTGGCCGTACGCCAAGGTCCTCGAAGTCGGCTGCGGCACGGGCTTCTTCACGCTCAACCTGATGCTCGCCGGCGTCATCGGCGAGGCGCACGTCACCGACATCTCGTCCGGCATGGTCGGCGTCGCGGAGCGCAACGCGAAGGAGCTGGGGCTCACCGTCCACGGCAAGGTGGCGGACGCGGAGACGCTGCCGTACGACGACGGCACGTTCGACCTCGTCGTCGGGCACGCCGTCCTCCACCACATCCCCGACGTCGAGCTGGCGCTGCGCGAGGTCGTGCGGGTGCTGAAGCCGGGCGGGCGGTTCGTGTTCGCGGGGGAGCCGACGACGTACGGCGACCTCGTCGCGCGGAAGCTGTCGCACGCGGCCTGGATCGCGGCCACGCGGCTGAGCCACCTGCCTGTCGTCCGGAACGGCTGGAGCAGGCCGAAGGACGAGCTCGAGGCCTCGTCCGACGCGGCCGCGCTGGAGTCGCAGGTCGACCTGCACACGTTCCACCCGGCCGACCTCGCGCGGCTCGCGGTGGCGGCCGGCGCGTGCGACGTACGCAGCGACGCCGAGGAGCTGACCGCCGCGTGGGCGGGGTGGCCGATCCGTACCGTCGAGTACGCCGTCAACCCCGACCGGCTGGGCACGCGCTGGAAGTTCTTCGCCTACGACACGTGGCGGCGGCTGACCTGGCTCGACGAGACGCTGCTGCGCCGCGTCGTGCCGAAGGCGTTCTTCTACAACGCGCTCGTCACGGGGACGAAGCCGTAG
- a CDS encoding M12 family metallo-peptidase translates to MRSLPLLTSALAVLVATLPAAADATPVVRGRREVVIRGSVSQPDVAGCGSRASTGCDEHAFAVDAKAGAWVTVRVEQWMSGSRLLVRSADGRSVSESGDSFTRVDGHAQQPADDGSVTFRQPSSGVVRYVLGVSSPGFATEEWSYRARIRLGGAGWDREEDCSQFEPEVVPPVPADLTKPLKLGVTIVTTPDLLPQVRRESAVIVDDFRALNIGVRLRYVAVNLPEDGDRDGLLAAAKKRFGGERPAGADVVYVASDYFAGGYADCLGGVRYPERAFAIGQVNYTAQGVSVPGNGGVRMGHIAAHEIGHLLGAHHEHSNCAEAAPAADPGPCTVMSPAGLTGSGEWSALEAAFVRHHVERYARG, encoded by the coding sequence ATGCGCAGCCTTCCGCTCCTCACGTCCGCCCTGGCCGTTCTTGTCGCCACCCTGCCCGCGGCGGCCGACGCCACGCCGGTCGTCCGCGGTCGCCGCGAGGTCGTCATCCGGGGCTCGGTCTCGCAGCCCGACGTCGCGGGCTGCGGCAGCCGCGCCAGCACCGGCTGCGACGAGCACGCGTTCGCGGTGGACGCCAAGGCAGGGGCGTGGGTCACGGTCCGCGTCGAGCAGTGGATGTCGGGGTCGCGGCTGCTCGTGCGCTCCGCCGACGGGCGGAGCGTGTCCGAGAGCGGCGACTCGTTCACGCGGGTGGACGGCCATGCGCAGCAGCCGGCCGACGACGGCAGCGTGACGTTCCGCCAGCCGTCGTCCGGTGTCGTGCGTTACGTCCTCGGCGTCTCCAGCCCTGGGTTCGCGACCGAGGAGTGGTCGTACCGCGCGCGCATCCGCCTCGGCGGCGCCGGCTGGGACCGCGAGGAGGACTGCTCACAGTTCGAGCCCGAGGTGGTACCTCCGGTGCCCGCCGACCTCACGAAGCCGTTGAAGCTCGGGGTCACGATCGTCACGACACCCGACCTGCTGCCCCAGGTGCGCAGGGAGAGCGCCGTCATCGTCGACGACTTCCGCGCGCTGAACATCGGGGTGCGCCTGCGGTACGTCGCCGTGAACCTGCCCGAGGACGGTGACCGCGACGGCCTGCTCGCGGCTGCGAAGAAGCGGTTCGGCGGCGAACGCCCGGCCGGCGCGGACGTCGTCTACGTCGCCTCCGACTACTTCGCCGGCGGGTACGCCGACTGCCTCGGTGGCGTGCGGTACCCGGAGCGGGCGTTCGCGATCGGACAGGTCAACTACACCGCGCAGGGCGTGTCCGTGCCCGGCAACGGCGGCGTACGGATGGGGCACATCGCCGCGCACGAGATCGGCCACCTGCTCGGCGCGCACCACGAGCACTCCAACTGCGCGGAGGCGGCGCCCGCCGCCGACCCCGGGCCCTGCACGGTCATGAGCCCCGCGGGGCTGACAGGAAGCGGCGAGTGGTCGGCGCTGGAGGCGGCGTTCGTCCGTCACCACGTGGAGCGGTACGCGCGCGGGTAG
- a CDS encoding acyltransferase: MSRDPRQARYLTWASLRWVVRHRAWTPWYLVRYWRFFTWRLRNRHVVTEGFVFFGKNVELYARKGFGRLVVGRWVHIGNGNAIRCHEGNLRIGDKCVFGKDNTVNCYLDIEFGEAALAADWVYICDFDHVFDDVNVPIKDQGIVKSPVRIGRDVWIGEKATILRGVHVGHGSVIASHCLVNKDVPPYSVAVGVPARVVRNRMDDYVAAAEKRQAHADIARKVAEAAGEVAAAKARPRR, from the coding sequence ATGAGCCGAGACCCCCGCCAGGCGCGGTACCTGACGTGGGCGAGCCTGCGCTGGGTCGTACGCCACCGGGCATGGACGCCGTGGTACCTCGTCCGCTACTGGCGCTTCTTCACCTGGCGGCTGCGCAACAGGCACGTCGTCACCGAGGGGTTCGTCTTCTTCGGCAAGAACGTCGAGCTGTACGCGCGCAAGGGGTTCGGGCGGCTCGTCGTCGGCAGGTGGGTGCACATCGGCAACGGCAACGCGATCCGCTGCCACGAGGGCAACCTCCGCATCGGCGACAAGTGCGTGTTCGGCAAGGACAACACCGTCAACTGCTACCTCGACATCGAGTTCGGCGAGGCGGCGCTGGCGGCCGACTGGGTCTACATCTGCGACTTCGACCACGTGTTCGACGACGTCAACGTCCCCATCAAGGACCAGGGCATCGTGAAGTCGCCGGTACGCATCGGCCGCGACGTGTGGATCGGCGAGAAGGCGACGATCCTGCGTGGCGTCCACGTCGGGCACGGCTCGGTGATCGCGAGCCACTGCCTCGTCAACAAGGACGTCCCGCCGTACTCCGTGGCCGTCGGCGTGCCCGCGCGCGTCGTACGGAACCGGATGGACGACTACGTCGCCGCGGCCGAGAAGCGGCAGGCGCACGCGGACATCGCGCGCAAGGTCGCCGAGGCCGCCGGCGAGGTCGCCGCCGCGAAGGCGCGCCCCCGCCGCTGA
- a CDS encoding glycosyltransferase family 4 protein, with amino-acid sequence MNVLMLSWEYPPRVVGGLGRHVHALATSLVRQGHDVVVVTRDHPDAPADAVVEGVRIVRVTEDPPLVPFEELLAWVMAFNHSLTRAALRVLDGFDPDVVHAHDWLVAHAAKTLKDQTGVPLVATVHATEAGRHQGWLPGPVNRAIHSVEWWLTYEARRVVACSAYMRDEVVRLFALPPDKVDVVPNGIDLAHWHADAAAVTELRRELAPGGAPLLLYAGRLEYEKGVQTVLQALPRLRRRHQGVRLVIAGVGTHEEELRAMARTLRVGRAVDFLGFLSPDDLAVLAAAADCALVPSLYEPFGMVALECAAAGTPLVVADTGGLREFVAPGVTGLRFPPGNPAALADTVTRLLGDQVLSQRLVRDARELLARDYTWDAIADRTAGTYERAVREERALQAGFVAEAKVPLRVLYERSRLLETGDPGA; translated from the coding sequence ATGAACGTCCTCATGCTGTCCTGGGAGTACCCGCCGCGGGTGGTCGGCGGGCTGGGCCGTCATGTCCATGCGCTGGCGACGTCCCTGGTCAGGCAGGGCCATGACGTGGTGGTCGTCACCCGCGACCATCCCGACGCGCCGGCCGACGCCGTCGTCGAGGGCGTACGCATCGTGCGCGTGACGGAGGACCCGCCGCTGGTGCCGTTCGAGGAGCTGCTGGCGTGGGTGATGGCGTTCAACCACTCGCTCACCCGGGCGGCGCTGCGCGTGCTCGACGGCTTCGACCCCGACGTCGTGCACGCGCACGACTGGCTCGTCGCGCACGCCGCGAAGACGCTCAAGGACCAGACCGGCGTGCCGCTCGTCGCGACCGTGCACGCCACCGAGGCGGGCCGGCACCAGGGCTGGCTGCCGGGGCCGGTCAACCGCGCGATCCACTCCGTCGAGTGGTGGCTCACGTACGAGGCGCGACGGGTGGTCGCGTGCAGCGCGTACATGCGCGACGAGGTCGTGCGCCTGTTCGCGCTGCCGCCCGACAAGGTCGACGTCGTGCCCAACGGCATCGACCTCGCGCACTGGCACGCCGACGCGGCCGCGGTGACGGAGCTACGACGCGAGCTCGCCCCCGGCGGCGCGCCCCTGCTCCTCTACGCCGGCCGGCTGGAGTACGAGAAGGGCGTCCAGACCGTCCTCCAGGCGCTGCCCCGGCTGCGCCGCAGACACCAGGGCGTACGCCTCGTCATCGCCGGCGTCGGCACGCACGAGGAGGAGCTGCGCGCGATGGCGCGGACGCTGCGCGTCGGCCGCGCGGTGGACTTCCTCGGCTTCCTCTCCCCCGACGACCTCGCGGTGCTCGCCGCGGCGGCCGACTGCGCGCTGGTGCCCTCGCTGTACGAGCCGTTCGGCATGGTCGCGCTCGAGTGCGCGGCGGCCGGCACGCCGCTCGTCGTGGCCGACACGGGCGGGCTGCGGGAGTTCGTGGCGCCGGGCGTGACGGGGCTGCGGTTCCCGCCCGGCAACCCCGCCGCCCTCGCCGACACCGTCACGCGGCTGCTCGGCGACCAGGTGCTCTCGCAGCGCCTGGTCCGCGACGCGCGCGAGCTGCTCGCCCGCGACTACACGTGGGACGCCATCGCCGACCGGACCGCGGGGACGTACGAGCGCGCCGTCCGCGAGGAGCGGGCGCTGCAGGCGGGTTTCGTCGCCGAGGCCAAGGTGCCGCTGCGCGTGCTGTACGAGCGCAGCAGGCTCCTGGAGACCGGCGACCCCGGCGCCTGA
- a CDS encoding GAF domain-containing sensor histidine kinase, which translates to MNGDPRVPEALFEDPYTDARMRSLIPRFAALCMVAYAVVGVAVTRDAGEAAALTAMLLVTLLLTWAVARRNLLARVSRRTVFVVLVCYAAAIAAPASTSETVLLLDEILLVLGVLFGSVFFAGWARFATPVAIAVVAHVVLTLGDRGSWGELGARTVGFLVVGYFGSEVAGTLRESLRANRAVHTVLEAAAADLTDTEIACAGVEAAVAVSGWDAGSVVLADGDELTIVAMAGLPDAVVAEYEGRRMRADGPGLSAAIVRSGEPQYVEDLGPLLGEEREVVVEWGASCLAGVPIRYHGEVIGTLNLIDRERRGFPDSERFRVRQVAEQLGLALGNARAYRREATVAAGLLDLNRRKDEFLANVSHELRTPATSLGLAARTLHAGRGRLTLEQEDRIIDMMRRRSAELTGLIEGLLAETVAATGQTRLEIQPVDWVEALPRWAAASSDNTLREVSVEVPEGPVVTFSDPSKCERIVMNLLSNAAKFSDPGTPIALRLVAGADAVEVSVTDNGIGIAESVLPHVFDRFFQADGSMTRAHGGLGIGLSLVRHFAEAHHGSVDVASTLGVGTTVTVTLPRNIETRLSVVESA; encoded by the coding sequence ATGAACGGGGACCCGCGCGTGCCGGAGGCGCTCTTCGAGGACCCGTACACCGATGCCCGCATGCGGAGCCTGATCCCGCGCTTCGCGGCGCTGTGCATGGTGGCGTACGCCGTCGTCGGCGTCGCCGTCACGCGCGACGCGGGCGAGGCCGCCGCGCTGACGGCGATGCTGCTCGTCACGCTGCTGCTGACGTGGGCGGTCGCGCGGCGCAACCTGCTGGCGCGGGTGTCGCGCAGGACGGTGTTCGTCGTCCTCGTCTGCTACGCCGCCGCCATCGCCGCACCCGCCTCGACGAGCGAGACGGTGCTGCTGCTCGACGAGATCCTGCTCGTGCTGGGCGTGCTGTTCGGGTCGGTGTTCTTCGCGGGGTGGGCGAGGTTCGCGACGCCGGTCGCGATCGCGGTCGTGGCGCACGTCGTGCTCACCCTCGGCGACCGCGGGTCATGGGGCGAGCTCGGCGCGCGGACCGTGGGCTTCCTCGTCGTCGGCTACTTCGGCAGCGAGGTCGCAGGCACGCTGCGGGAGTCGTTGCGCGCCAACCGTGCCGTGCACACCGTCCTCGAGGCCGCCGCCGCGGACCTCACCGACACCGAGATCGCGTGCGCCGGCGTCGAGGCGGCCGTCGCGGTGTCCGGCTGGGACGCGGGGTCCGTCGTCCTGGCCGACGGCGACGAGCTGACCATCGTGGCGATGGCCGGGCTGCCCGACGCGGTCGTCGCCGAGTACGAGGGCAGGCGAATGCGCGCCGACGGCCCTGGCCTGTCCGCGGCGATCGTGCGCAGCGGCGAGCCGCAGTACGTCGAGGACCTCGGGCCGTTGCTCGGCGAGGAGCGGGAGGTCGTCGTCGAGTGGGGAGCGTCGTGCCTCGCCGGCGTACCGATCCGCTACCACGGCGAGGTCATCGGCACCCTCAACCTCATCGACCGCGAACGCCGCGGCTTCCCCGACAGCGAGCGGTTCCGGGTCCGCCAGGTCGCCGAGCAGCTCGGCCTCGCGCTGGGCAACGCGCGGGCGTACCGCCGCGAGGCCACCGTCGCCGCGGGCCTGCTCGACCTGAACCGCCGCAAGGACGAGTTCCTCGCCAACGTCTCCCACGAGCTGCGTACGCCCGCCACCTCGCTCGGGCTCGCGGCACGCACCCTGCATGCGGGCCGCGGCCGGCTGACGCTGGAGCAGGAGGACCGGATCATCGACATGATGCGGCGGCGTTCGGCGGAGCTCACCGGGCTCATCGAGGGCCTGCTGGCGGAGACCGTCGCCGCGACAGGCCAGACGCGTCTGGAGATCCAGCCGGTCGACTGGGTGGAGGCGCTGCCGCGCTGGGCAGCCGCGTCGTCGGACAACACGCTGCGCGAGGTCTCGGTGGAGGTGCCCGAGGGGCCGGTGGTGACGTTCTCCGACCCGTCGAAGTGCGAGCGGATCGTCATGAACCTGCTCTCCAACGCCGCCAAGTTCTCCGACCCAGGGACGCCGATCGCGCTGCGGCTCGTGGCAGGCGCGGACGCCGTCGAGGTGTCCGTCACCGACAACGGCATCGGCATCGCGGAGTCGGTGCTCCCGCACGTGTTCGACAGGTTCTTCCAGGCCGACGGGTCGATGACGCGGGCGCACGGCGGGCTCGGGATCGGGCTGTCGCTCGTACGCCACTTCGCCGAGGCCCACCACGGCTCCGTCGACGTCGCGTCCACGCTCGGCGTGGGGACGACCGTGACGGTGACGCTCCCGCGCAACATCGAGACGCGGCTGTCAGTGGTGGAGTCGGCGTAG
- a CDS encoding 1,4-alpha-glucan branching protein domain-containing protein codes for MTGTLCLVLHTHLPWLAHAGAWPVGEEWLHQAWATSYDPVVEVLERLAAEGRTGLLTLGVTPVVNAMLDDPYLLRQHHVWLGTWQARAAGLAARPGIPGHLRDTAQYEWRLAAHARERFETRWRHGGSPVLRALADSGVVELLGGPATHPFQPLVADDRLVDAQLHTGLDDAAIRLGRRPRGIWAPECGYRPGLEEHYARHDVTHFLADGPTLLGSGASTDRAYTVGDSDVVVLGRDLDVTYRVWSPRSGYPGGRWYRDFHTFDHGSGIRPARVTSTRTEPHDKRPYDPAAALAATRADAEDFVSVVVERLRDVPLTVVAYDTELFGHWWHEGPAWLEQVLRLLPEAGVRLATLDQIEPTGRVDLQAGSWGSGKDFSVWETDLLDESRDVQRRLLDVVDKRVRRERDEALDQLAREAFLVMSSDWAFCVTKDTAAEYARSRHAAHRDRFYELAHAIESGRDDAARAITRRLREHDGPFGHLDARSF; via the coding sequence GTGACCGGGACGCTCTGCCTCGTCCTGCACACGCACCTCCCCTGGCTCGCCCACGCGGGCGCGTGGCCGGTCGGCGAGGAGTGGCTGCACCAGGCGTGGGCGACGTCGTACGACCCGGTGGTCGAGGTCCTCGAACGCCTCGCCGCCGAGGGCCGCACCGGCCTCCTCACCCTCGGCGTCACGCCCGTCGTCAACGCGATGCTCGACGACCCGTACCTCCTCCGCCAGCACCACGTCTGGCTCGGCACGTGGCAGGCCCGCGCCGCCGGTCTCGCCGCGCGGCCAGGCATCCCAGGACACCTCAGGGACACAGCGCAGTACGAGTGGCGGCTCGCGGCGCACGCCCGCGAACGCTTCGAGACGCGCTGGCGGCACGGCGGCTCGCCGGTCCTGCGCGCGCTGGCGGACAGCGGTGTCGTGGAGCTGCTCGGGGGGCCGGCCACGCACCCGTTCCAGCCGCTGGTCGCGGACGACCGGCTCGTGGACGCGCAGCTCCACACGGGCCTGGACGACGCGGCGATACGCCTGGGGCGCAGGCCGCGCGGGATCTGGGCGCCGGAGTGCGGCTACCGGCCAGGCCTCGAGGAGCACTACGCGCGCCACGACGTCACGCACTTCCTCGCCGACGGCCCGACGCTGCTCGGGTCTGGGGCCTCGACGGACCGGGCGTACACCGTCGGCGACTCGGACGTCGTCGTGCTCGGCCGCGACCTCGACGTCACCTACCGGGTCTGGTCGCCGCGCTCGGGCTACCCGGGCGGGCGGTGGTACCGCGACTTCCACACGTTCGACCACGGCAGCGGCATCCGCCCGGCACGTGTCACGAGCACGCGGACCGAGCCGCACGACAAGCGGCCGTACGACCCCGCCGCCGCCCTCGCCGCCACGCGAGCCGACGCGGAGGACTTCGTGTCCGTCGTCGTCGAACGCCTCCGCGACGTCCCGCTGACGGTGGTGGCGTACGACACGGAGCTGTTCGGGCACTGGTGGCACGAGGGACCCGCCTGGCTGGAGCAGGTGCTGCGGCTGCTCCCCGAGGCGGGCGTACGGCTCGCGACGCTGGACCAGATCGAGCCCACCGGCCGTGTCGACCTGCAGGCCGGGTCGTGGGGGTCGGGCAAGGACTTCTCGGTGTGGGAGACCGACCTGCTGGACGAGTCGCGCGACGTGCAGCGGCGGCTGCTCGACGTCGTGGACAAGCGGGTACGCCGCGAGCGCGACGAGGCGCTGGACCAGCTCGCGCGGGAGGCGTTCCTCGTCATGTCGAGCGACTGGGCGTTCTGCGTGACCAAGGACACCGCCGCGGAGTACGCGCGCTCCCGGCACGCCGCGCACCGCGACCGCTTCTACGAGCTCGCGCACGCGATCGAGTCGGGCCGCGACGACGCGGCGCGCGCGATCACGCGGCGGCTGCGGGAGCACGACGGCCCGTTCGGCCACCTCGACGCGCGGAGCTTCTAG
- a CDS encoding methyltransferase domain-containing protein — protein MTDLPLTGERTLPGIAAENYWFRRHEVAYRWLAPWCAGAVVVDAGCGEGYGAAAVRTVAQEVVALDYAADVLAHVRATYPLLHPVHCDLQRLPVGDGAAEVVVHLQTIEHLHDQPGFVAECARVLRPSGTLVVSTPNRLTFSPGRETPLNPFHTRELTAAELTELLSPHFSVSRMLGVRHGRRLARWERRHGSLVDAQLASSPEGWPAGVRRIVERVTADDFEIGAEDVDTSLDLLAVAVRT, from the coding sequence GTGACCGACCTCCCGTTGACGGGCGAGCGAACGCTGCCCGGCATCGCCGCCGAGAACTACTGGTTCCGCCGGCACGAGGTCGCGTACCGCTGGCTCGCCCCCTGGTGCGCCGGCGCGGTCGTCGTCGATGCCGGCTGCGGCGAGGGGTACGGCGCCGCCGCCGTCCGCACCGTAGCCCAGGAGGTCGTCGCGCTCGACTACGCCGCCGACGTCCTCGCGCACGTCCGCGCCACCTACCCGCTGCTGCACCCCGTCCACTGCGACCTGCAGCGCCTGCCCGTCGGCGACGGCGCGGCGGAGGTCGTCGTGCACCTCCAGACCATCGAGCACCTGCACGACCAGCCGGGCTTCGTCGCGGAGTGCGCGCGCGTCCTGCGCCCGTCGGGGACGCTGGTCGTGAGCACGCCCAACAGGCTGACGTTCTCGCCGGGCCGCGAGACGCCGCTGAACCCGTTCCACACCCGCGAGCTCACCGCCGCCGAGCTGACCGAGCTGCTCTCGCCGCACTTCTCGGTCAGCAGGATGCTCGGCGTACGCCACGGCCGCCGCCTCGCCCGCTGGGAACGCCGCCACGGCTCCCTCGTCGATGCCCAGCTCGCGTCGTCGCCGGAGGGCTGGCCCGCGGGCGTACGACGCATCGTCGAGCGGGTCACGGCCGACGACTTCGAGATCGGCGCCGAGGACGTGGACACGAGCCTCGACCTCCTCGCCGTCGCGGTGCGCACGTGA